A stretch of Rhodoferax potami DNA encodes these proteins:
- a CDS encoding SMP-30/gluconolactonase/LRE family protein, whose amino-acid sequence MSWHALSEDLFELGESPFWHPAEQQLYWVDIPGKAILRANIYMGTVQRWDMPSEPGCIAPAAKGGLVIALRDGVFRAHSWGGELERIATLPYDTAVIRANDGKCDALGRFWVGTIDEPKAGRAAELYSIDCRSGAAVVQKHAGDALTANGLAWSPDQRTVYWSDTPNHVTHAWDFDLQANALSAHRVWRQYEPKPAGWTFENTHYAGRPDGAAVDVEGNYYAAMFEGRRICKFAPDGRLLASLETPAQCPTMPCFGGEDLKTLYITTARHGRSAAELAQFPLSGAVFFMRVDVAGLPVQAFAD is encoded by the coding sequence ATGAGCTGGCACGCATTGAGTGAAGACCTTTTCGAGCTGGGCGAGTCCCCGTTCTGGCACCCCGCTGAGCAGCAGCTGTACTGGGTGGATATTCCCGGCAAAGCCATTCTGCGGGCTAATATTTACATGGGCACCGTGCAGCGTTGGGACATGCCCAGCGAACCCGGTTGCATTGCCCCCGCAGCCAAAGGCGGCCTGGTGATCGCCCTGCGCGATGGCGTTTTCCGCGCCCACTCGTGGGGCGGAGAGCTGGAGCGTATTGCTACCTTGCCGTATGACACCGCAGTCATTCGCGCCAACGATGGCAAGTGCGATGCCTTGGGCCGCTTCTGGGTGGGCACGATCGACGAGCCCAAGGCCGGACGGGCCGCGGAGCTGTACTCCATCGATTGCCGCTCCGGCGCTGCTGTGGTGCAAAAGCATGCGGGCGATGCGCTGACCGCCAACGGCTTGGCCTGGAGCCCTGACCAGCGCACCGTCTACTGGTCGGACACACCGAACCATGTGACCCACGCGTGGGACTTTGACCTTCAAGCCAACGCCCTGAGCGCCCACCGCGTCTGGCGCCAGTACGAGCCCAAGCCCGCCGGCTGGACCTTCGAGAACACCCACTATGCCGGCCGCCCGGATGGCGCTGCGGTGGATGTCGAGGGCAATTACTACGCGGCCATGTTTGAAGGGCGCCGCATCTGCAAATTTGCACCGGACGGCCGCCTGTTGGCCAGCTTGGAGACGCCGGCCCAGTGCCCGACCATGCCCTGTTTTGGCGGAGAGGACCTCAAAACCCTCTACATCACCACGGCCCGGCACGGACGCAGTGCCGCGGAGCTCGCGCAGTTTCCTTTGTCGGGCGCGGTGTTCTTCATGCGTGTGGACGTGGCGGGGCTGCCGGTGCAGGCCTTCGCGGACTGA
- a CDS encoding aldose 1-epimerase yields MSTPLTLRHGALRCDLCPALGGAIAGLWWRDLPVMRSTPGAELTSVRQSASFPLVPFSNRIGHGQLQWDGTSHPLIRNFDPEPHTIHGIGWERPWTVLESTENSALLSMEHRADAAWPFDFDCSQTFRLGDGTLDLGLSVTNQGASPAPVGLGWHPYFVKRAGATVQFAATGRWEMAADKLPTHRAPHAGLDQSTDTLTVDHCFDGWGGALHLRDALMHITVRSALSRLVVFTTPERDNIAVEPVSHVNNALNLMATTGASADSLGVRVLQPGESWSCSMQVTVEEQV; encoded by the coding sequence ATGAGTACCCCTTTGACCCTGCGCCATGGCGCATTGCGCTGCGATCTTTGCCCCGCACTGGGCGGTGCGATCGCCGGTTTGTGGTGGCGCGACCTGCCCGTCATGCGCTCCACACCGGGCGCAGAGTTGACCAGCGTGCGCCAGTCCGCAAGTTTTCCTTTGGTGCCGTTTTCCAACCGCATCGGCCATGGGCAATTGCAGTGGGACGGAACCAGCCACCCCCTGATCCGGAACTTCGATCCGGAGCCCCACACGATCCACGGCATCGGATGGGAGCGCCCCTGGACTGTGCTCGAGAGCACCGAGAACTCGGCCTTACTCTCCATGGAGCACCGAGCCGATGCAGCCTGGCCCTTTGATTTTGATTGCTCGCAAACCTTTCGCTTGGGCGACGGCACTCTGGATCTCGGCCTGAGCGTGACCAACCAAGGCGCCAGCCCTGCGCCGGTGGGTCTGGGTTGGCACCCTTACTTTGTCAAGCGCGCCGGTGCCACGGTGCAATTTGCCGCCACCGGCCGCTGGGAAATGGCCGCGGACAAACTGCCGACCCATCGCGCGCCCCATGCAGGGCTGGATCAATCGACCGACACCCTGACGGTAGACCATTGTTTTGATGGCTGGGGCGGCGCGCTGCACTTGCGCGATGCCCTGATGCACATCACCGTTCGCTCGGCACTCAGCCGTCTGGTGGTCTTCACCACCCCCGAGCGCGACAACATCGCGGTCGAGCCGGTCAGCCACGTCAACAATGCGCTGAACTTGATGGCCACGACCGGCGCCAGCGCCGACAGTCTCGGCGTGCGGGTGCTACAGCCGGGCGAGAGCTGGAGCTGCAGTATGCAAGTCACCGTGGAGGAGCAGGTATGA